In Festucalex cinctus isolate MCC-2025b chromosome 9, RoL_Fcin_1.0, whole genome shotgun sequence, the DNA window TGAGTCGAGATCTTCAAAAGGATCAGCAAAGTCACTTGGGCTTTTCTTCAGTGTCTGGTCAGCAGGCAGCGTGTTGTCATTGTAAGAAGACACAAATTTGAAGTCGCTGGTTCTGGAACCTGTTGTCAAGTAGGCATCATAGTTGTAGGTGCTGCGTAAAGTTCCTGTGCCGTCAACATCTGCGTAATTAGGAGGGAGATACGCGCTGGGGATGGCAACTGCTCCATCAAACAACAGTCTGGGCTTTCTCCTGCGACAAAACCTCACACCCaggacgatgatgatgaaggtCAGGAAGAAGGTGGACACGGACACCAGGGCGATGATCAGGTAAGAGGTCACTTTGGAATTCTTGTCGTCATAAGAAATGTCCTTCAGTTCTGGCACCTCAGCCAAGTTATCCGAAATCAGTAAATACATGGAGCAGGTGGCAGAGAGAGGGGGCTGTCCGTTATCTTTCACGGCCACAATCAGGTTCTGTTTCATGCTGTCAGACTCCGAAATGTCCCGCTGGGTCCTGATCTCTCCACTGTGGAGACCAATGGTGAAAAGTCCCGGATCTGTGGACTTGACAATATGATAGGACAGCCAGGCGTTCTGTCCAGAGTCGGCGTCCACCGCTATCACTTTGGACACCACAGAGCCTCCGTGTGCAGCTTTGGGGACCAGCTCGGTCATGAAGGAGTTGCCCTCCGGGGCGGGGTACAGTATCTGAGGAGAGTTGTCATTCACGTCCGATATGTACACACTGACGCTCACGTTGCTGCTCAGCGGAGGAGAACCGTTGTCTCTGGCCATCACGTGGACTTGAAAACTCCTCAAGTGTTCGTAATCAAACGACCTGACGGCGTGGATCACCCCCGTGTCTCCGTTAACAGACACGTAGGAGGACACTGGGGCACCGTTCACCTCAGCGGGTAACAGAGAGTAAATCACGGTGCCGTTCTGTCTCCAGTCGGGGTCTCGAGCACTAACAGAACATAAAGTGGAGCCAGCTTTGTTATTTTCACTCACATATGCGCTGTAGGACTGTTCCTCAAACACAGGTGGGTTGTCGTTGATGTCTCCCACAGACAAGTGAACACTTTTGGAGGAGGACAGAGGAGGAGAGCCCTCATCAGTGGCACTGATTGTAATGTTGTAATCTGACACTAGTTCACGGTCAAGTTGTTCCGTCGTCACcaaagaataataatttttaattgaAGGAACTAACGTAAAggggacattttgttgaatggaGCAGCGTACCTGTCCATTTTTCTCAGAGTCTCTGTCCTGCACATGAATGATGCCCACCTCTGTGCCAGGTGGCACATTCTCTGCTACAGGATTAGACAATGACTTTAAATTAATTAGAGGGGCGTTGTCATTTACATCAGTAACATCTATTATAACTTTAGCGTACGATGTCAGCCCTAAACCATCTTTAGCTTCTACTCTCATTTCATAcgagtttttttcttcaaaatctgTCACACCTCTTACTTTAATTTCTCCTGTCGCAGGATCaataaaaaacacattaacATTATTGCCAGATACATGTCCAAAATCATAAGTCACATCCCCATTTACTCCCTCGTCTGCATCAGTGGCACTAACTCGAATTACTGCTGAATCTGGAGAAGAGTTTTCAGGCAGACTGGCTTTATAAACGGCCTTGCTGAACACTGGGGCGTTATCATTAGCATCCAGCACTGTGACGTGTATGACGACTGTGCCTGATTTCTGGGCAGAGCCGCCATCTAAAGCTGTGAGAAGCAAAttcatctcactttgcttttctCGGTCGAGCTTATTTTCAAGAACGAGCTCGACTTTGTTGTTGTCAACGGAAAGAATAAAATTAGCATTCTtttgtaaattatattttttaacagcATTTTGGCCAATATCCGCATCATGAGCTTCCTCAATCGAAAAACGACTCCTCTTTTCAGCCGACTCGCTTATTTCCATTtcaatcaaattatttttgaaatgtggCGAGTTATCATTCACATCTTGAATATGGAGACTCACGCGATGTAGCTCGAGAGGATTTTCCAAAACCAGGTCCACTTTCACCACGCACGAGGGCTTCTTGTCACAAATAATTTCTCGGTCAATTCTCTCCGCTATTATCAAATCTCCGGTGCTCAAATTCAAATCACAATAACGTCTCCGGGTGTCCTCGAAATCAATACGGGCTTTCCGTGAAGATAATGTCCTCAAATCCACTCCGAGATCTTTGGCTATGTTTCCAATAGCAGACAAGCGATCCATCTCCTCAGGAAAAGAATAGCTGAGATCGCCATAAACGAGGGGAAGCGTCACAATGACAGCCGAGATGCAGACAATCCGGCCCAGCGCTGAAATTCCTTTGTCTGCCATTAGtgcggaaaaaaaatcacacaccaAAATCTTCGAAATTTTATACACAACTAAAGTGAGTCAGAAATCCAAATTCGATAGGAATACTACATTAATTTCACTGTTCAGTCGACGACAACGAACCACAGCGAATGAAAGGATTCTTGGAACTGGACTAAGGGAATAAGTGGACATGTCTGCGATGAGTGTGAGGTCACAGCGACACCACGAGTAATTTTTCGATCTTTACACCTGCATTTTATTCTTAAGATATTATGATATTTTAATCAATGTCCCGGACattcattacatttaaaaaaaaaaattgtgtatttcTCAAACAATTAACACAACGTATTTGCACATTGGATATCATATATTGAATAATATAGCATGCCTCGGGGCACTAATTGCAGTTAATAATTCTAAATTAAAATGTGCAAATGAGATGTGCAATAAATGATCATCAACCTTTATTAAACATGAGAAAAAAGTTTTATGGTTGCAATTAATAACATGTTCATTTAAGGtaatttgtaataataataataataataataataataataataataataataataataataataataataataataataattataattttgttCATACATAGCAACGTAAAATACTTTGTCGtggcgtttgtttttgtttttttttgttgtttttttatattctttACAGggggttaataaataaataataatataggaAGTCAGCAGGGatcggctccagcacacccgcgACCCGAAAGGTAATGGTACAGAGAATGGCTGACGTAGTTAAAACGCGACGTAAAAAGCAGACCATTTATCATTCAGCACCATGGACAGCCCCCTTCGACCTATACGTCAGAGGGGACACATTCCAGTAACCAATGGCACTAACACTGCATATTTGCATATCGtcaccattttaaaatgtaagtgCTACTCACAACGtgtagaaaacttttttttttttttttttaaattatgtggtTCCAAGTTGTTTCGCAATAACAACCTATTGAATGTTAGgtaaatttatgtatgtatgtaatcatttatttatttatttatttatttatttatttatttatttatttatttttacccaaATTTGGTTATTTTTCATCCAGCAATTTTAAGTGTGTATTGATAAACACAATAGAGTTAAATGGTAAtgcatttaaataatttttgtagctatgttcattcacacacatttttttttttttgaagtgtgAAGACTCCTCTCTATTTTGCCAAAACTTgccaataatgtaaaaaaaaacaaaaaacaaaaaaaaacagtgatttTTATTCTTGAGCTCCGCTTCTCCTCTTCCCATGGTATGAGTACGTCCGGAATGTGTATTTAGGCTATAGCCTATATATAAAGTCAGAcataaattgtcttttaaaacCACGCATTGAAAGGAAATTTGGAATTTACTgaacaaaaaatgtcactttcGGTCTTCTTCAATTCACCgggccatttttattttttaacttttggtcATAGGCCTATTCCGTGCAAAAATGATTGACGCCCGGGACTGT includes these proteins:
- the LOC144025487 gene encoding protocadherin gamma-A12-like isoform X50; translation: MEISESAEKRSRFSIEEAHDADIGQNAVKKYNLQKNANFILSVDNNKVELVLENKLDREKQSEMNLLLTALDGGSAQKSGTVVIHVTVLDANDNAPVFSKAVYKASLPENSSPDSAVIRVSATDADEGVNGDVTYDFGHVSGNNVNVFFIDPATGEIKVRGVTDFEEKNSYEMRVEAKDGLGLTSYAKVIIDVTDVNDNAPLINLKSLSNPVAENVPPGTEVGIIHVQDRDSEKNGQVRCSIQQNVPFTLVPSIKNYYSLVTTEQLDRELVSDYNITISATDEGSPPLSSSKSVHLSVGDINDNPPVFEEQSYSAYVSENNKAGSTLCSVSARDPDWRQNGTVIYSLLPAEVNGAPVSSYVSVNGDTGVIHAVRSFDYEHLRSFQVHVMARDNGSPPLSSNVSVSVYISDVNDNSPQILYPAPEGNSFMTELVPKAAHGGSVVSKVIAVDADSGQNAWLSYHIVKSTDPGLFTIGLHSGEIRTQRDISESDSMKQNLIVAVKDNGQPPLSATCSMYLLISDNLAEVPELKDISYDDKNSKVTSYLIIALVSVSTFFLTFIIIVLGVRFCRRRKPRLLFDGAVAIPSAYLPPNYADVDGTGTLRSTYNYDAYLTTGSRTSDFKFVSSYNDNTLPADQTLKKSPSDFADPFEDLDSTVEQKPPNNDWRFNQGARPGPSGPHMPYGTHIRWTPKSGTRAAGGPEVAMGTGPWPQPPTEAEQLQALMAAANVSEATGTLGPGTMGLSTRYSPQFTLQHVPDYRQNVYIPGSTATLTSNPQQQQQQAMAQQAGQQALPPPQPGQPEPPKAAQTPASKKKSTKKEKK